In Campylobacterota bacterium, one DNA window encodes the following:
- a CDS encoding CDP-alcohol phosphatidyltransferase family protein — protein MARFLLSPNVVSMFRVFSSPILAWFFLQDGIFLIPAFVVFTFAVLSDAYDGHLARRYDQVTKAGALLDPLADKILVLSMLATFWYKGLVDGWVVVLVLLRDVFVTTLKVYADQQGFCLPTLMLAKYKTFMQFMAIYLVFSSAMCAWLWPDLVDHARMMFITNVAMYGVAFLTAYTATSYWMVYQKNRKQFYGKQSSAEHDQIVTE, from the coding sequence GTGGCAAGATTTCTATTAAGTCCAAATGTTGTCTCTATGTTCCGAGTCTTTTCTTCGCCGATACTTGCATGGTTTTTTTTGCAGGATGGAATTTTTTTGATTCCAGCATTCGTGGTGTTTACGTTTGCGGTTCTTTCGGATGCTTACGATGGTCACTTAGCTCGTCGTTATGACCAGGTTACAAAGGCGGGAGCATTATTAGATCCGTTAGCCGACAAAATATTGGTGCTCAGTATGCTTGCAACTTTTTGGTATAAAGGTCTTGTGGATGGCTGGGTTGTAGTGCTTGTTTTGTTGCGCGATGTTTTTGTCACCACATTGAAAGTCTATGCTGATCAGCAAGGATTTTGCCTGCCTACGCTCATGCTGGCGAAGTACAAAACGTTTATGCAGTTTATGGCAATCTATCTTGTTTTTTCCAGCGCGATGTGTGCATGGCTTTGGCCTGATCTGGTTGATCATGCACGTATGATGTTTATTACCAATGTAGCCATGTATGGTGTTGCGTTTTTAACAGCATATACAGCGACTAGCTACTGGATGGTGTATCAAAAGAATAGAAAACAATTTTATGGTAAACAGTCATCAGCTGAGCATGATCAAATTGTAACAGAATGA
- a CDS encoding queuosine precursor transporter, with amino-acid sequence MDLESQPEKQYLEHDTISQALLTTKKSKGQAMNEYIFFLQVLVVTSCTLGALTLGKEALVASICLQQILANLFITKQITLFGMDVVSTDVFAVGSILGLNLLQEYFGLEQAKKTIIISFAALIFYMAMTQFLLWYTPNGFDIMHHHFDQVLGYSLRIVSASVGVYILSQYASTYIYAQIKELWPASTLFTRNMLSLCLSQLLDTVLFTILALYGIVANVFHIIVISYSIKMIVIALSSTFIGLWKQICKTPTQ; translated from the coding sequence ATGGATTTAGAAAGTCAACCCGAAAAACAATACTTGGAGCATGATACAATAAGCCAAGCACTCCTGACAACTAAAAAATCGAAAGGACAAGCAATGAATGAATATATCTTTTTTCTTCAAGTACTCGTTGTAACAAGCTGCACGCTGGGGGCCTTAACGCTCGGTAAAGAGGCACTGGTTGCCAGTATCTGCTTGCAACAGATTCTTGCAAATCTGTTTATTACCAAACAGATAACCTTGTTTGGCATGGACGTTGTCAGCACCGATGTGTTTGCCGTAGGTAGTATTTTGGGGCTCAACCTTTTGCAAGAATACTTTGGGCTTGAACAAGCAAAAAAAACAATCATCATTAGTTTTGCAGCACTTATTTTTTACATGGCCATGACGCAGTTTTTACTATGGTACACGCCAAACGGCTTTGATATTATGCATCATCATTTTGACCAGGTTCTTGGTTACAGCCTACGCATTGTCAGTGCATCAGTTGGAGTGTACATACTCTCTCAGTATGCAAGCACCTACATTTATGCACAAATCAAGGAGCTCTGGCCTGCGTCAACACTCTTCACCCGGAACATGCTCTCACTATGTTTGTCACAACTGTTGGATACAGTATTGTTTACAATCCTTGCCCTGTACGGCATTGTAGCAAACGTCTTTCACATTATCGTGATTAGCTACAGCATTAAAATGATTGTCATCGCATTATCATCAACATTTATAGGTCTTTGGAAACAAATATGCAAAACACCAACCCAGTAA
- a CDS encoding N-acetylmuramoyl-L-alanine amidase, with amino-acid sequence MKRQFLKSYVQALSLAGLCLQQTHATLNLSEYLKGMTQAREINRINWVEVCNNEFSTQIMFDFTSPIYFERKLSKDKLQLQLAFPGMRLQNVDVDHVIKKLDVLKKDGLLKNVSIVEKLQKVPKIVILLEFESEKTNTEKGKSSTTKNKLLIRWNKMEEPNRLILDIFTQENLEKIKAKNQIILQAQADKLPTQTDSMLQLASFSPKRIVIDPGHGQRDLGAQGHFSTTEKHITLDIAKKLQHNLKQEGYAALLTRSEDTFVSLKERSELATQLKADLFVSIHVNSSRKKTTEQSGIETFYLSETNVLPPTRHGGFFFVNMDKDHDLEKLIDAQQQNVINVSKNLAHMIQSHLIQHLKTRNIDIIDRGLKSDNLRVLLRASTPAALVEVGFISNIKEAKLLSKSSYRALVAQGIGNGIRAYLNQL; translated from the coding sequence ATGAAACGGCAATTTTTAAAATCGTACGTTCAAGCATTATCGCTTGCCGGTCTTTGTTTGCAACAAACGCATGCGACACTTAACTTAAGCGAATACTTAAAAGGTATGACACAAGCACGAGAAATCAACCGTATCAACTGGGTTGAGGTCTGTAACAACGAGTTTTCCACACAAATTATGTTTGATTTCACCAGCCCAATCTATTTTGAGCGTAAGCTATCAAAAGATAAACTGCAGCTACAACTTGCTTTTCCCGGCATGCGGCTACAAAACGTCGATGTTGACCACGTTATTAAAAAGCTTGATGTCCTAAAAAAAGATGGTCTGCTCAAAAACGTTTCCATCGTTGAAAAACTGCAAAAAGTACCCAAGATCGTCATTTTACTTGAGTTTGAAAGCGAAAAAACAAACACAGAAAAAGGTAAAAGTAGCACGACAAAAAATAAGTTGCTCATCCGTTGGAATAAAATGGAAGAGCCAAATAGACTAATTTTAGATATCTTTACGCAGGAAAACCTTGAAAAAATAAAGGCTAAAAATCAAATTATTTTGCAGGCACAAGCCGACAAACTACCAACACAGACAGACAGCATGCTACAACTTGCAAGTTTTAGCCCAAAACGCATAGTCATCGATCCTGGGCATGGCCAGCGTGATCTTGGTGCTCAGGGACATTTTTCAACAACAGAAAAACACATCACCCTAGACATAGCAAAAAAATTACAACACAACCTTAAGCAAGAAGGCTACGCAGCACTACTCACACGTAGTGAAGATACCTTCGTTAGTCTAAAAGAACGTAGTGAACTGGCAACACAACTTAAAGCTGATTTGTTTGTCTCAATTCACGTTAACTCATCTCGCAAAAAAACAACCGAACAGTCCGGCATAGAGACGTTTTACTTAAGCGAAACAAACGTTTTGCCCCCAACTCGACACGGGGGCTTTTTTTTTGTCAACATGGACAAAGATCATGACCTTGAAAAACTCATTGACGCGCAGCAGCAAAACGTCATTAATGTTTCCAAAAACCTTGCTCACATGATTCAGTCACACTTGATACAACATCTCAAGACCCGCAACATCGATATCATTGACCGAGGCCTTAAATCAGACAACCTGCGCGTACTCTTACGCGCAAGTACACCAGCGGCACTTGTTGAAGTCGGCTTTATTTCAAACATAAAAGAGGCTAAACTCTTATCAAAATCATCATACCGAGCACTTGTTGCTCAAGGCATTGGCAATGGCATCAGAGCCTACCTCAATCAGCTCTAA
- the gyrA gene encoding DNA gyrase subunit A, whose product MSETNTGKNGKNSGAVSLLSIEKELKTSFLDYAMSVIVSRALPDVRDGLKPVHRRILYAMHTLGYYHERPPRKSATVVGEVIGHYHPHGDQAIYQSMVGMVQDFSKRYPLLDGQGNWGSVDGDNAAAMRYTEVRMAKIARDMLADIDKQTVLFVPNFDESRKEPTLLPSRIPNLLVNGSTGIAVGMATSIPPHNLSEVVEACIELLKDQNISEERLFELIPAPDFPTGGIICGRSGILKAYRTGHGQVIMRGVVDIEENKKQNAIIITELPYQVNKADLITKIADLVKNKVIEGVSNIRDESDRRGIRVVIELKRGEMPQVILNQIYKFTPLQTAMSIIMLALHQNRPMIFTLREMLDYFLMHRKEIIIKRTEYDLAKNKARAHVLEGLIKALDKIDEVIALIKKAHTAEDASTQLQGTFALTAEQAKAILEMRLQRLTGLEREKIENEIAELKKIIAKLELILSDEAVLTQELIEELEQVKSSYGDKRKTRIEGPVDGIVEADLIPDEEVVVTLTRKGYMKRVPLDTYAVQHRGGKGKKGMADLEESDDVVQDLFVARNHDDLLFFTNQGRVYSLSVFQIPEGSRTAKGRAVINLLQLTEGEQVIKLLCTRDMENKFLVMITKKGVIKKTNAMDFAKIRSTGIRALNLNEGDELAFCDMSSGHDTIIIASKHGQGIHFKESEVRAMGRQAAGVRGILLRNGDEVVGLEVIAPEQQGDVLFATSRGYGKRVRVQDFRVAHRGGVGVRTIPTDTRNGFVIGLVRVNEESNILLMDTNGKIIRLSPQEIRTMGRQAKGVRLVRLDKDQTLAMLFAFEEGGDDDGEQADKVNDTVPRQDAEQTTDQEEQEEQTAGEQSEDESE is encoded by the coding sequence ATGTCTGAAACGAATACAGGTAAAAATGGTAAAAACAGTGGTGCTGTGTCATTGCTTTCAATTGAGAAAGAATTAAAAACTTCGTTTCTTGATTATGCAATGTCAGTTATCGTCAGTCGTGCACTGCCCGATGTAAGAGACGGTCTTAAGCCAGTTCATAGACGAATTTTGTATGCAATGCATACGCTAGGCTATTATCATGAGCGTCCTCCTCGTAAATCAGCAACGGTTGTTGGTGAAGTGATTGGTCATTATCATCCGCATGGTGATCAGGCCATTTACCAGTCCATGGTTGGTATGGTGCAAGATTTTTCAAAGCGTTATCCATTGCTCGACGGTCAGGGTAACTGGGGATCTGTTGACGGTGATAATGCTGCAGCTATGCGTTATACCGAAGTGCGCATGGCAAAAATTGCCCGTGATATGCTCGCCGACATTGACAAACAAACGGTACTTTTTGTTCCGAACTTTGATGAATCACGTAAAGAACCAACCCTGTTGCCAAGTAGAATTCCAAATTTGTTGGTTAATGGTTCCACCGGTATCGCCGTTGGTATGGCGACGTCCATCCCTCCCCATAACCTTAGTGAAGTCGTTGAGGCTTGTATTGAGCTTCTCAAAGATCAAAATATTTCTGAGGAGCGTTTGTTTGAGCTTATTCCTGCTCCAGACTTTCCAACAGGTGGCATTATCTGCGGTCGTTCTGGCATTTTGAAAGCATATCGCACTGGTCACGGCCAAGTTATCATGCGTGGTGTGGTTGATATCGAAGAAAATAAAAAACAGAACGCTATTATCATTACTGAGTTGCCATACCAAGTGAATAAGGCTGACTTGATTACCAAGATTGCCGACTTGGTTAAAAACAAAGTTATTGAAGGCGTGAGCAATATTCGCGATGAGTCTGATCGCCGTGGTATCCGTGTTGTTATTGAGCTTAAACGTGGGGAAATGCCGCAGGTTATACTTAACCAAATATACAAATTTACGCCATTGCAAACAGCAATGTCTATCATCATGCTCGCCTTGCATCAAAACCGCCCAATGATTTTCACACTGCGTGAAATGCTTGATTATTTCTTGATGCATCGCAAAGAAATAATTATCAAGCGTACAGAGTATGACCTTGCAAAAAATAAGGCCCGAGCACACGTTCTTGAAGGTTTGATTAAGGCCTTGGATAAAATTGATGAAGTTATTGCCTTAATTAAAAAAGCGCATACAGCTGAAGATGCTTCCACGCAGTTGCAGGGCACCTTTGCACTAACAGCCGAACAAGCGAAAGCTATTCTTGAGATGCGCTTGCAGCGTTTGACCGGACTTGAGCGTGAAAAGATTGAAAATGAAATTGCAGAGCTCAAGAAAATTATAGCAAAGCTTGAGCTCATTTTAAGTGATGAAGCCGTCTTGACCCAGGAGTTGATTGAGGAGCTTGAACAAGTTAAGTCCTCGTATGGTGATAAGCGTAAAACGCGTATTGAGGGGCCAGTTGATGGTATTGTTGAAGCTGATCTAATTCCTGATGAAGAAGTCGTTGTTACTTTAACGCGTAAGGGATACATGAAGCGCGTACCGCTTGACACGTATGCTGTTCAGCATCGTGGCGGTAAAGGTAAGAAAGGCATGGCAGACCTTGAAGAGTCTGATGATGTGGTACAAGATCTTTTTGTTGCCAGAAATCATGATGATCTTCTTTTCTTTACCAATCAGGGACGCGTCTATAGCTTGTCTGTTTTTCAAATTCCAGAAGGGTCACGTACTGCTAAGGGGCGTGCGGTAATCAATTTACTGCAATTGACTGAAGGTGAACAAGTTATCAAACTCTTGTGTACACGAGATATGGAAAACAAATTCTTGGTTATGATTACCAAGAAGGGCGTCATTAAAAAGACTAATGCTATGGATTTTGCAAAAATTCGTAGCACTGGTATTCGTGCGCTTAACCTTAACGAAGGTGACGAGCTAGCATTTTGTGACATGAGCTCAGGACATGACACCATTATTATTGCCTCAAAGCATGGACAAGGGATTCATTTTAAAGAAAGTGAAGTGCGTGCAATGGGGCGTCAAGCTGCTGGTGTACGTGGTATTTTGCTGCGTAATGGCGACGAAGTGGTCGGTCTTGAAGTTATTGCGCCAGAGCAGCAGGGTGATGTGCTGTTTGCAACATCACGTGGCTATGGCAAGCGTGTGCGAGTACAAGATTTCCGTGTTGCACACCGTGGTGGTGTTGGTGTTCGTACTATTCCAACAGATACGCGAAATGGTTTTGTCATTGGCCTTGTGCGTGTTAATGAAGAATCAAATATTCTGCTTATGGACACTAATGGTAAAATTATTCGCCTCTCACCTCAAGAAATCAGAACGATGGGACGCCAGGCAAAAGGTGTTCGCCTAGTCAGACTTGATAAAGACCAAACACTTGCAATGTTGTTTGCGTTTGAGGAAGGTGGCGATGATGATGGTGAGCAAGCAGATAAAGTAAACGACACAGTGCCAAGGCAGGATGCTGAGCAAACAACGGATCAAGAAGAGCAAGAAGAACAGACAGCTGGGGAACAAAGCGAAGATGAGTCAGAGTAA
- the murB gene encoding UDP-N-acetylmuramate dehydrogenase, producing the protein MNIEKKIPLNDKNWFRTGGNARYFAQPQSEQEMQQALRFAHESNSDIFLLGQGANILMSDEGFGGLVLRPQLNNITFDKATGCVRAGAGVCMQRLIEQCLDNQLIGLEDFSGIPGTVGGSMFINIHYFQFLLSDFLVSARVIDKQTGQVGTVEPAWFNFGYNQSTLQKRTHYLLDATFQLTPVDPLQAAYARGRRDEIIKHRNRRYPLERTCGSFFRNFADHELPFEVQGKKIPYVAYYLDKVGVRGALSFGGAAVSAHHANMIVTREGATSADVIGLARLMQQKVFDTFGIVPQPECLLVGFGQYPLWQPVMDDSSGVVAHLED; encoded by the coding sequence ATGAATATTGAAAAAAAGATACCCCTAAATGACAAAAACTGGTTTAGAACTGGTGGCAACGCGCGTTATTTTGCCCAACCTCAAAGCGAGCAAGAAATGCAACAAGCATTGCGCTTCGCTCATGAAAGCAATAGTGACATTTTTCTGCTTGGGCAGGGCGCAAATATACTTATGAGTGATGAAGGTTTTGGTGGGCTTGTTCTCAGGCCACAACTCAACAACATTACGTTTGACAAAGCAACGGGCTGTGTGCGTGCGGGAGCGGGTGTATGTATGCAACGCCTCATTGAGCAATGTCTTGATAACCAGCTGATTGGCCTTGAAGATTTTTCAGGGATTCCTGGCACGGTTGGGGGTAGTATGTTCATCAATATTCATTATTTTCAGTTTTTGCTGAGCGATTTTTTAGTCTCTGCTCGTGTTATTGACAAGCAAACAGGCCAGGTGGGCACAGTTGAGCCAGCTTGGTTTAACTTTGGCTACAATCAGTCAACGCTGCAAAAACGTACACATTACCTGCTTGATGCGACATTTCAACTGACGCCTGTTGACCCGTTGCAAGCTGCCTATGCTCGTGGACGGCGTGATGAAATTATTAAACACCGCAACAGGCGTTATCCGCTTGAGCGTACCTGTGGCAGTTTTTTTAGAAACTTTGCTGACCATGAGCTGCCGTTTGAGGTGCAGGGAAAAAAAATACCGTATGTTGCTTATTATCTAGATAAAGTTGGTGTTCGTGGTGCTTTGAGTTTTGGTGGCGCGGCTGTGTCTGCCCATCACGCAAATATGATCGTCACACGTGAGGGGGCGACGTCGGCCGATGTTATTGGTCTTGCTCGGCTTATGCAGCAGAAAGTGTTTGATACTTTTGGCATTGTGCCCCAGCCGGAGTGTTTGCTCGTTGGGTTTGGGCAGTATCCATTATGGCAGCCTGTGATGGACGACAGCAGTGGTGTAGTTGCACACTTGGAAGACTAG
- a CDS encoding phosphatidylglycerophosphatase A — MNNLQARLSEVIATLLYVGYVPYAPGTIASFVTVVAAYVFSFSRLNQPLVMLFLSVLFAIGCLSSHFFIRLSPSINSDDDPGIIVIDEVFGMMIALVCVPGDVMWYGMAFILFRIFDIAKPYPISFCERNIRGFLGIMLDDLLAGLGARFVLWAMMTLY; from the coding sequence ATGAACAACTTACAAGCACGTTTGAGTGAGGTTATCGCGACACTTTTATATGTGGGGTATGTTCCGTATGCTCCCGGTACTATAGCAAGTTTTGTAACAGTAGTTGCGGCGTATGTGTTCTCGTTTTCACGCTTGAATCAGCCGCTTGTCATGCTGTTTTTATCTGTTTTATTTGCTATTGGTTGCTTGAGCTCACATTTTTTTATTAGACTTTCTCCCAGCATAAATAGCGATGATGATCCAGGAATTATTGTTATTGATGAAGTGTTTGGCATGATGATCGCACTTGTGTGTGTGCCTGGTGATGTAATGTGGTATGGAATGGCCTTTATTCTCTTTAGGATATTTGATATTGCAAAACCGTATCCTATTTCGTTTTGTGAGCGTAACATTCGTGGTTTTTTAGGCATAATGCTTGATGACCTGTTAGCCGGCCTGGGTGCACGCTTTGTGCTTTGGGCCATGATGACGTTGTATTAA
- a CDS encoding tRNA-guanosine(34) transglycosylase: MQNTNPVKQFHFKVIHQSKKSRARVGQIVTPHGTIDTPNFVAVGTNGCLKAVDPKLIENIGLQIMFANTYHLMLQPGSQTIAQAGGIHAFSNTNIPIITDSGGFQVFSLMYGSVHSELKSKGTKKHDNSVVKINEEGVMFRSYRDGEKILLTPESSIAAQKQIGADIIVAFDELPPYHTTPRKLINSLARTHRWEQRSLQAHLQQKNNQALYAVIHGGIDPDLRKLSCTTLTAMPFDGFAIGGSLGKTREQMVTMLSKLMPHMPDDKPNHLLGIGDLPSLEACVPLGIDTFDSSHPTKAARHGLLFTSQGNLRIYGSAFKSDLSPVDAACVCYTCKHYSRAYLRHLFKAHEISAYNLASIHNLTFMVGLMRDYRHKILNDEI; this comes from the coding sequence ATGCAAAACACCAACCCAGTAAAACAATTTCACTTTAAGGTTATTCACCAGTCAAAAAAATCTCGTGCTCGTGTTGGCCAAATTGTTACACCGCACGGTACTATCGACACACCAAATTTTGTTGCTGTTGGCACCAATGGCTGTTTGAAGGCAGTCGATCCCAAATTGATTGAAAATATTGGTCTGCAAATTATGTTCGCCAATACGTACCACCTTATGCTGCAACCCGGTTCTCAAACTATCGCGCAGGCCGGTGGTATTCACGCATTTTCAAACACTAACATTCCCATCATTACCGACTCTGGCGGGTTTCAAGTTTTTAGCCTGATGTATGGCAGCGTGCATAGCGAACTTAAAAGCAAAGGAACCAAAAAACATGACAATAGCGTGGTTAAAATCAACGAAGAAGGTGTCATGTTTCGCTCATATCGTGATGGAGAAAAAATTTTACTCACACCAGAAAGTTCTATCGCTGCACAAAAACAAATTGGTGCTGACATCATTGTCGCTTTTGACGAACTGCCACCATATCACACCACGCCACGCAAACTGATCAACAGCCTTGCACGCACACACCGCTGGGAACAACGTAGCCTGCAAGCACACCTTCAGCAAAAAAATAATCAAGCGTTGTACGCAGTCATTCACGGCGGTATTGATCCTGATTTGCGAAAGCTTAGCTGCACCACGCTAACAGCAATGCCATTTGATGGCTTTGCCATTGGCGGCAGTTTGGGCAAAACGCGTGAGCAAATGGTAACCATGCTAAGCAAGCTTATGCCGCATATGCCTGATGACAAACCAAACCACTTGCTCGGCATTGGCGACCTGCCATCACTTGAGGCGTGTGTTCCACTCGGTATAGACACCTTCGACAGTTCACACCCAACCAAAGCTGCTCGCCATGGTTTGTTGTTTACCTCTCAAGGGAATTTACGCATCTATGGTAGTGCATTTAAGTCCGACCTAAGCCCGGTTGATGCTGCGTGCGTGTGCTACACCTGTAAACATTACTCACGCGCATATTTGCGCCACTTGTTTAAGGCGCATGAGATTAGTGCATACAATCTGGCAAGCATTCACAATTTAACCTTTATGGTTGGGCTTATGCGTGATTATAGACATAAGATTTTAAACGATGAGATTTGA
- the dprA gene encoding DNA-protecting protein DprA, protein MSQSNQQVLLHLSLIAGLGPARALKVVQRLLGQHKEVDNAALFTIQSSFDLSEVYQLAVGDAIKKLGLTEPVARVLVEGLADRKRFEDELYLMQRHDVQLVTLLDQNYPRSLANIHLPPLVLYLQGQHLVQERKRLALVGSRDMSEYGKQVVTQLVPELVGAGFDIVSGGAYGVDSAAHQTTLDVGGRTVVVLGSGLLNVYPRSNKKMFQQVLEQEGAVISAVHLYAEPDRFNFPARNRIISGLSQGTIVVQAAEKSGSLITAKYALEQGRQVFAVPGSVYDQRSVGCHNLIKQGAVLVHNAQDIINEFDVQYSSRNMSVFEQQKTASQSQVQVGDPLLEYFSGSMSVDELCQKTGLDQHVLHDKLFELQLEGKIKQNFIGGWERV, encoded by the coding sequence ATGAGTCAGAGTAATCAACAGGTTTTATTGCATCTGAGCTTAATTGCAGGCCTTGGGCCTGCACGGGCTTTAAAGGTTGTACAGCGCTTGTTGGGTCAGCATAAAGAGGTTGACAATGCTGCCTTATTCACCATCCAAAGCTCATTTGACTTATCTGAGGTGTATCAGCTAGCTGTTGGTGACGCCATCAAAAAACTGGGTCTAACAGAGCCGGTTGCGCGTGTGCTTGTTGAAGGACTTGCAGATCGCAAACGGTTTGAAGACGAGTTGTATTTGATGCAGCGCCATGATGTGCAGTTGGTTACACTGCTTGATCAGAACTATCCTCGCTCGCTTGCCAACATTCATTTACCACCGCTTGTGTTGTACTTACAGGGACAACACTTAGTCCAAGAGCGCAAGCGCTTAGCACTTGTTGGCTCACGTGATATGAGTGAGTATGGTAAGCAAGTTGTCACACAATTGGTACCAGAGCTTGTGGGTGCAGGATTTGATATTGTCAGTGGAGGTGCGTATGGTGTTGATAGCGCTGCGCACCAAACAACGCTTGATGTGGGTGGACGTACCGTTGTGGTATTGGGTTCTGGCCTGCTTAATGTGTATCCACGTTCCAACAAAAAAATGTTTCAGCAGGTGCTTGAGCAGGAGGGCGCGGTAATTTCGGCGGTGCATTTGTATGCGGAGCCTGATCGCTTTAACTTTCCAGCGCGTAATCGAATTATCTCTGGTCTTAGTCAGGGGACCATTGTCGTGCAAGCGGCCGAAAAAAGTGGGTCGCTCATTACAGCAAAATATGCGCTTGAACAAGGCAGACAAGTATTTGCAGTGCCTGGTTCGGTATATGATCAGCGTAGTGTTGGTTGTCATAATTTGATTAAGCAGGGTGCTGTGCTTGTGCACAATGCGCAAGACATAATCAATGAGTTTGACGTCCAGTACAGCTCACGTAACATGTCAGTGTTTGAACAACAAAAAACTGCAAGTCAGTCTCAGGTTCAGGTTGGCGATCCGTTGCTTGAATACTTTTCTGGCAGCATGAGTGTTGATGAGCTTTGCCAAAAAACAGGGCTTGACCAGCATGTGCTGCATGACAAATTATTTGAACTACAGCTTGAAGGTAAGATTAAACAAAATTTCATTGGAGGATGGGAGCGTGTCTAA
- a CDS encoding Maf family protein: protein MSKQDILYLASQSPSRQRLLKHARIQFKTLEHGSDERSVVHRFNFDEYVIDIAKDKMRTVKLPHTSEHEDDVLFVLTADSMARDEQENEVFGKPENIEDAHRMVKIIGQRPIQVVTGCCLYKFKKVQGAWERTDAVEWSTQALVEFYIDPDMIETYFEIMPAALHACGASIIEEYGYSFLKSVQGSFTTILGLPVYQLRQALKKLDFRF from the coding sequence GTGTCTAAGCAAGACATTCTATATTTGGCATCACAATCGCCGTCTCGGCAACGTTTATTAAAGCATGCACGTATTCAGTTTAAAACGCTTGAGCATGGTAGTGATGAACGCAGTGTTGTCCACCGGTTTAATTTTGATGAATATGTCATAGACATTGCAAAAGATAAAATGCGCACAGTTAAATTACCGCATACGTCAGAGCATGAAGATGATGTGTTGTTTGTTCTTACTGCTGATAGTATGGCGCGCGATGAGCAAGAAAATGAAGTGTTTGGCAAGCCTGAAAATATTGAAGATGCTCATCGTATGGTCAAAATTATTGGGCAGCGGCCAATTCAAGTGGTCACCGGTTGTTGTTTGTACAAGTTCAAGAAAGTACAAGGAGCGTGGGAGCGTACAGACGCTGTAGAGTGGTCAACGCAGGCTCTGGTCGAGTTTTATATTGATCCTGACATGATTGAGACATACTTTGAAATAATGCCTGCTGCACTGCATGCGTGTGGCGCAAGTATTATTGAAGAGTATGGCTATAGCTTTTTAAAGTCGGTTCAAGGCTCGTTTACCACGATCCTTGGGCTTCCTGTTTACCAGCTCAGACAAGCACTTAAAAAACTCGACTTTCGTTTTTAG